From the Halobacterium zhouii genome, the window CGGAGATGAGCGCGAGCACGCCCTCGGTGTCGATGCGGTCCTTGTACGCCTCGTGTTTCGCGTTCGCAATCTCCTCGGTCTCGCCCACGATCGGAACGATGCCGGGGAAGAACGCCAGCGAGTCAGGGTCGCGGCCTGCGTCGGCGGCGCGCTCACGGAGGTCCGTCACGTAGTCGTCGACGGCCTCTTCGGTGGGCTGGCTGACGAAGACAGCCTCGGCGTTCTCCGCCGCGAACTCGCGGCCGCGGTCCGAGGAGCCGGCCTGGTAGAGGACGGGCGTGCGCTGGGGCGACGGCTCGGCGCTGTGCGGGCCGGGCACGTCGAAGTACTCGCCCTCGTGGTCTATCTGGTCGACCTTCTCGGGGTCGCTGTAGACGCCGGCGTCGGCGTCGCGGACGACGGCGTCGTCGTTCCAGGAGTCCTCCCAGAGCGCGTAGCAGACGTCCATGAACTCGTCGGCGCGGTCGTAGCGCTCGTCGTGGTCCATGCGCTCGTCGTAGCCGAGATTGTCGGCGGCCGACTCGAGGTAGGAGGTGACGACGTTGAACGCGATGCGGCCGTCCGTGGTGTGGTCGAGCGTGGAGAACTCGCGGGCCAGCTGATAGGGATGGTTGTAGGACGTCGACTTCGTGACGGCGAACCCGAGATTGTCGGTGACTTCGGCCATCGCCGGAACGACGTACGCGGGGTCGTTCGACGGCGTCTGCACGCCCTTCTCGATGGCGGGTTCGTGGCTGTCTCCGAAGACGTCGTAGATGCCGCGGACGTCGGCGAAGAAGACGGCGTCGAAGCCGCCGCGTTCAGCGGTCCGCGCGACGTCAGTCCAGTACTCCCGGTCGTGGTAGCGGTGGGACTGGTCGCCGGGAAGCCGCCAGGAGCCTACGGAGACGTGCTCCACGGCGTTCATCGTGAAGAGGTTGAGCCGCATCCGGTCGCTCATTGGTCTTCCTTCCCGGGGGTGACGTTTAGCGTGGCTGCTACCGGCAGGGTCGTTGTGTTGTCACTGACGCCGGCAACACGTGACGCGAAGGGGGGATGGTGTGGGTTCAGCGGGGGAGCACGCGGAGCGCGTTCAGCAGGAACAGTAGTAGTCCCGACCACCGAACTCCACGTCCAGACGGTGGGCAATCGGCGCCGGGTCGCTCGGTCGGTAGACCGCCGTCGTGAGGTCGCCGCTCCGCTCGAAGTCGCCGGACGCCAGCGCCCGCCAGTCAGCGGCCGAGAGCACGTCCGCGAGTTCGTCGTTCGCGAGCAACGGGAGGTAGTCCTCGAGGGAACACCAGCGCGCGTCGGTGATGGGGCCGGCCTCGTAGTCGGCACCGGTGGCGTCGGCGTACGCCGCCATCGGGAGGTTCGCGCCGGCCGCGACGGGCATGGAGATCCACTTCCAGGGGCGCGTGTTCACGTCGAGGAGCACGTAGTCGTCGCGCTCGCGGTCGTAGACGAACTCGGCCTCGCTGATGCCGTGGTAGCCGGTTTCCTCGATGACCGAGAGGGCGCGGTCCTCGACCGTCGGGCGTTCGACGCGCTCGACGAGACACGACGTTCCGTATCCGAGCGGTGCGCGGACGCGAGCGTTCCCGACGACGGCCAGCGGGGCACCGTCCTCGGGGACGTAGGACGCGAGCGAGCAGTCCTCGCCGCGAGCGACTGGTACTTTCTCCTGGGCCATGATTTCGATGCCCGTCTCCCTCGCCATCTCGACGACGTCGTGGTACTCCTCGCGGTCCGCCACCTCGATGACGTTCGTGCCGACGGCTTCCTCGAACTCCCGCTTGCGAGCGGGTTTGACGACCAGCGGGAAGCCGAGTTCGTCGGCGGCCTCGTCAGCATCGACCTCGGAGAGCCGGTGAGTTTCGGGGTAGGGAACGCCGAGTTCCTCGCAGGTCCGGTAGAGCGAACTCTTGTCGAGCACCGCGTCGAGTACGTCACTGTCCGCGAACGGCAGGCGAACGCCCTCGGGTTCGGTCTCGGCGAACGCGAGCGCCCACTCGTCCATGCAGCCGAACGCGACGGGGTCGTGGTCGAGTTCCGCCGCGAGCGTTTCGACGTTCTCGCGGAACCGCTCGCGGTCGTCCAGCGGGTACGCGACGCGGCCCGCGAAGTCGACCGCGTCCGACGGCGGTGCGGCGCCGTCGCCCGAGCGGTCCAGCGCGACGACTGGCACGTCGTGGGCGTCGAGGGCGCGAGCCACAGACAGCCCGGTGATGTGGGCGTTCGCGACGAACGCCGGCGGTCGGTCGAAGTCGGCGTCCGCGAGCGCGTCGCGGAGCGCGTCGAACTCCAGGAAGGTCACACACCGTGTTCCAGTTGCGGTGGCTAAAACGGACGGATACCCGGCGCGGCCCGCCGGTATCGAAGACGGAGGGCCGAGAGACGCGTAGGGGTCGGGGGCCGAGCAGGTCGCCGTCTGCCGTCTCCCCGACGAGAATCCGCTGGTCGCCGTCCTCGGCAGTGTTTACTACCGACGCGAGGCCACAACCCCGGGGAGCAGTCCGCGAGAAAACGACTCGGGGTGCCGTCGATGGAAAGCGACAGCGACGCCGTTTGACGCACGAACAGACGAATCTGGTTCGAAGCCTTTATTCGAACGCTACGCCTGAGCCTACAGTAGTAACCATGTCCGAGAACCCGGCCTCCATGTACCGGAAGATCGACAAGCCGTCGTACACCCGACGCGACTACGTTACGGGTATTCCGGGCTCGAAGATCGCACAGCACAATATGGGCGACCTGCAGGCTGACGCCGACGACTACCCCGTCCAGATCAGCCTCGCTCCCGAGGAGGAGTGCCAGCTCCGCCACGGCTCGCTGGAGGCCGCGCGCCTCTCCGCGAACCGCCACCTCATCAAGGAACTCGGCGAGGGCAACTACAAGATGACCCTCCGCAAGTTCCCCCACCAGATAATCCGGGAGAACAAGCAGGCGACCGGCGCTGGCGCAGACCGTGTTTCCGACGGGATGCGACAGGCGTTCGGCGTCCCGGTCGGCACCGCCGCTCGCATCTGGCCGGACCAGCAGCTGTTCACCGCGTGGTGTGACGTCGACCAGGCCGAAGCCGTCAAGGAGGCCTTCCGACGCGCGTACAACAAGATCACGCCGCCGTGCAAGATCAACGTCGAGCGCGGCGAGGAACTGCTCGTTCGGTAATCGGACTTCACTTCATTCTCGGTTTTCGTGGTCTGTAGCGGTTGCGCTGGGGTACGCGGTTGGGACGGTACCCAAACCGCGGTTTTTAGACCTGCGCAACTAACCACCAGATATGCTCGGACTGGCGGTCGCCAACGACACGGAGACGTTCCAGCGGATGCGCGACCCGCTCGCGGAGCGCGGCGTCCGGGCGGAACACGTCTCCATCCGGGAGTCCGTCACCCCGCTCGACGACCCGCCGTTCGACCCGGCGCGCTTCGACGCCGGATTCGTGTACCCTGGTCGACTGATGGAGGGCGGGGTCGTGGACGCGTTCCTGGACGTGCCGTGGGTGAACGACCGCGCGGACGTCCTGCGCTCGCGGAACAAGGCTGGCGCGCTCGCCACGCTCGACGCCGCTGGCGTCCCCGTGCCGGACACCGTCTACGTGTCGAATCCCGCCGACGAGGACGACGTGCGCGCGGCGTTCGAGCGCTTCGACGCGCCCGTGGTGGTGAAGCCGAACTCGACGACGCGCGGGGTCGGCGTGACGAAGGTCCACGACGCGGACTCGCTGTCCGGGGTGACGGACTACCTCGACCTCGTGCACGACTATCGCGCGACCGGTGACAAGTCCTACCTCGTCCAGGAGTACGTGGCGGACGCCGCGGACTACCGCGTGATGGTGCTCGACGGCGAGGTCGTGGGGGCGGTCCAGCGGCGCGCGCCCGAGGGCTGGAAACACAACGTCCACCGGGGCGCCGACGCGGACGCCGTCGACCTCCCCGCGGAGCTTCGGGAACTCGCGCGGGACACGGCCGCGGCGCTCGGCGTCGACCTCCTCGGCGTGGACGTCCTGGTCACCGAGAATCGCGCGGTGGTCAACGAGACGAACGCGCGCCCGACCATCGACGACGAAGCGAAGTACGACGCGGACTTCTACGACCGACTCGCGGCGCTGGTCGAGCGAACGGCGGAGAACGAATAGCTGTCGTCGCTTCTTGTCGCTTCTTGATTCCGCGGGCGCGCTATCCGACGCCAGCAGTCGCGTTATCGCGCCAGTGGGCGCGCTACTCCACGTCGATGTTCGTGGACGTCTCCACGCGCTCGAAGCCGACCTCGAGGACGCCGTTGTTGTAGCTGGCGTCGCCGGAGCGCGCGTCGACGCTGCCCGGCAGGCGGATGCGTTCGTCGTACTCGCGGAGGTCGGACTGCGCGCTGATGGTGACGACGTCGCCGTCGCACTGGATGGAGATGTCACCCTTCTGTACGCCTGGGAGGTCCGCGATGACGCGGATCTCGTCGTCGGTCTCGTGGACGTCGACGTGTGTCTCCGAGGAGAATCCGGACTGATCGCCGTCGAACGCGGCCGCACCCCCCATCATCTCCTCCATCATCCGTTCGAGCTCGCGGAAGATATCACCGAACGGGTCGTCCCGGTCGTCGCGTCTCATGTAGCGGGCGTATGCAGGCACCGTGGAAAAGCGTTCGGACTCCACCGGTTTCCGAGAGATACGCAACCCATCACCAGCGCCGGAAAGACGGGTATTCGGCCGTTTCGAGCCCTCAGATGCCGAGTGCGTCGTTCGTCGTGGCGACGCTCTCGGCGGCGTCCGCGCTGTCCGTGATGGCGCGGATCGCGTCGACGTTCTCGGGGACAACGTCGGACTCCTGGTGGATGGCCTGGAAGCAGTAGAAGTCCCGGCCCTCGGTGGTGACGGACTCCCCCCATAGCTGGTTCTCCCAGAGGTCACCGCGCGGACGGCCCATGTCCATCGCGTACTCCTTGAGTTCGCCCGTGCTCTCGATGCCGAGGTCCTCGTCGAGGACCGCGATCCGGGATTCCTCGGCGAGCAGGTCTCGGACCTCGCTCGCGTCGACGTCCTCGCCGAGCGTGACGTTCACGGCGTGCATGTGCATCAGCGTCGCGGGCACCTTCAGCCCGAGCGTGTCGATGTCGAGGTCGGGGAAGATGGTGTTCACGTCCGGGCCGTGGTGGCTCGGAATCGAGATGGGGTCCGGGAGGATGTCGTTGATCGGGCCGCGGTCGCTCTGGGACGGGTCGCCACCGCGGCGCACCAGCGTCGCGCGCGCCTTCTCCACGCCGTACGCCTCGCGGAGCGGCGCGAGCAGACGGGAGAGCCCCGTGGTGTTACAGGAGACGACGCGGACGTGGTCCGCGCCGATGCTCTCCTCGAAGTTCGAGCGCGCGTTGAACGAGACGTCCGCGACGTCCGCGTCCTCGCCGCCCTGGTAGATGGCGGGCGTGTCGTACTCCTCGTAGAGTTCGCGGTTCTGCGCGCCGATGCCGGAGGGCGTGGCGTCCACGACGACGTCGCTCTGCGCGACGAGTTCGTCGACGAGTCCCGCGGTCTCGAGGCCTGCGTCCGCGAACTGGTGGGCTCGGTCCTCGATGGCGGCGTAGAGGTCGTACCCCCGCCTGCGGGCCTGCTCGGCCTCGTAGTTCGGTCGGGTCTTGGCGACGCCGACGACGTCCATGTCCGGCTGGTCGCGTACGGCGTCCGCGACCCGCTTGCCGATGGTTCCGTAGCCGTTGATGCCGACGCGAATCATGTACGTAAGCGTGCATCGCGATAGCGGATAACGGTTTCGAGGCCCCGATTTACACCGTTCCGAGTGAACTCGCTCGGTGTCGTCTGTACCGCCGCGCCGCTCGGATGAAAAAGACCTAACGCGCGCCGGGAGAACGACGACACATGGCCGACCTACGGAGCGCGGCGGAGACGGCAATCGAGCAGTGCCTCGGCGTCGAGGCGGGGGAGTCCTGTGCGGTCGTGACCGACGACAAGCGCCAGCCAATCGGCGAGGCGCTGTACGAGGTGGCGAGCGAGGTCACCGAGGACGTCACCATCATCCGGTATCCGCCGGGCGACCAGCACGGCGAGGAGCCACCGGCGCCGGTGGCGGCCGCGATGGCGGACTCAGACGTGTTCGTCGCGCCGACGACGAAGAGCATCAGTCACACTCGCGCCCGCGGAGAGGCCAACGAGGCCGGCGCGCGTGGCGCGACGCTCCCGGGCATCACCGAGGAGGTGTTCACGACGGGTCTCGACGCGGACTACGAGACCATCCGCGAGCACTGCGAGGACGTGCTCGCGCAGGTCGAGGACGCCGAGGAGATTCAGGTGACGACGCCAGCGGGCACCGACATCACGTTCGAACCCGGCGAGCGCGAGTGGCGCGACGACACCGGCATCGTCCACGACCCCGGCGCGTTCTCGAATCTGCCCGCTGGCGAGGTGTTCGTCTCCCCGGAGAACGCGAACGGCACGTTCGTCGTGGACGGAACGATGATGCCCCACGAACTGCTCGACGAGGGCCAGGAACTCCGATTCGAGGTCGAGGACGGGTTCGTCACGAGCATCTCGGACGACGACGTGCGCGAGCAGGTCGAAACCGCGAGTGAGGAAGTCGGGCAGGACGCGTACAACCTCGCGGAACTCGGCATCGGCACGAACGTCGCGGTCACCGACCTCGTCGGCAGCGTCCTGCTCGACGAGAAGGCCGCCGGCACCGTCCACATCGCCATCGGCGACGACGCCGGCATCGGCGGCGACACGGACGCCCCTCTCCACCTCGACGGCATCATCCGCGAGCCAACAGTCTACGCCGATGGTGAGGAAATCGACCTCCCCCAGGCCTGAGGCCGACTGACCAACCGCAGTGTCCCGGCTGATTGACACCCACTAATCTGCGGCCAATTGACCAGCCGGCAGCGGGCGGACTGAAAGGGGCCGCGTTCTCGGGGAAGGCGGCCGACGCAAGCACGTGAGCGGAGCGAACGTGCACAGCGAGGCCCCCGACCCGAG encodes:
- a CDS encoding LLM class flavin-dependent oxidoreductase, producing the protein MSDRMRLNLFTMNAVEHVSVGSWRLPGDQSHRYHDREYWTDVARTAERGGFDAVFFADVRGIYDVFGDSHEPAIEKGVQTPSNDPAYVVPAMAEVTDNLGFAVTKSTSYNHPYQLAREFSTLDHTTDGRIAFNVVTSYLESAADNLGYDERMDHDERYDRADEFMDVCYALWEDSWNDDAVVRDADAGVYSDPEKVDQIDHEGEYFDVPGPHSAEPSPQRTPVLYQAGSSDRGREFAAENAEAVFVSQPTEEAVDDYVTDLRERAADAGRDPDSLAFFPGIVPIVGETEEIANAKHEAYKDRIDTEGVLALISGFVDVDLSELDPDQKLEHIETEAIQGVVNAFTSNDDREWTVREVAEFAGLGTTSPVVVGTPEQVADEFEHWFRNVGVDGFNVKEVARPDSLQDFVDLVVPELRERGLLRESYEGDTLRETTFGRRRLPDDHPARQ
- a CDS encoding carboxylate--amine ligase, coding for MTFLEFDALRDALADADFDRPPAFVANAHITGLSVARALDAHDVPVVALDRSGDGAAPPSDAVDFAGRVAYPLDDRERFRENVETLAAELDHDPVAFGCMDEWALAFAETEPEGVRLPFADSDVLDAVLDKSSLYRTCEELGVPYPETHRLSEVDADEAADELGFPLVVKPARKREFEEAVGTNVIEVADREEYHDVVEMARETGIEIMAQEKVPVARGEDCSLASYVPEDGAPLAVVGNARVRAPLGYGTSCLVERVERPTVEDRALSVIEETGYHGISEAEFVYDRERDDYVLLDVNTRPWKWISMPVAAGANLPMAAYADATGADYEAGPITDARWCSLEDYLPLLANDELADVLSAADWRALASGDFERSGDLTTAVYRPSDPAPIAHRLDVEFGGRDYYCSC
- a CDS encoding 50S ribosomal protein L16, translated to MSENPASMYRKIDKPSYTRRDYVTGIPGSKIAQHNMGDLQADADDYPVQISLAPEEECQLRHGSLEAARLSANRHLIKELGEGNYKMTLRKFPHQIIRENKQATGAGADRVSDGMRQAFGVPVGTAARIWPDQQLFTAWCDVDQAEAVKEAFRRAYNKITPPCKINVERGEELLVR
- a CDS encoding ATP-grasp domain-containing protein produces the protein MLGLAVANDTETFQRMRDPLAERGVRAEHVSIRESVTPLDDPPFDPARFDAGFVYPGRLMEGGVVDAFLDVPWVNDRADVLRSRNKAGALATLDAAGVPVPDTVYVSNPADEDDVRAAFERFDAPVVVKPNSTTRGVGVTKVHDADSLSGVTDYLDLVHDYRATGDKSYLVQEYVADAADYRVMVLDGEVVGAVQRRAPEGWKHNVHRGADADAVDLPAELRELARDTAAALGVDLLGVDVLVTENRAVVNETNARPTIDDEAKYDADFYDRLAALVERTAENE
- a CDS encoding Hsp20/alpha crystallin family protein, with amino-acid sequence MRRDDRDDPFGDIFRELERMMEEMMGGAAAFDGDQSGFSSETHVDVHETDDEIRVIADLPGVQKGDISIQCDGDVVTISAQSDLREYDERIRLPGSVDARSGDASYNNGVLEVGFERVETSTNIDVE
- a CDS encoding type II glyceraldehyde-3-phosphate dehydrogenase; translated protein: MIRVGINGYGTIGKRVADAVRDQPDMDVVGVAKTRPNYEAEQARRRGYDLYAAIEDRAHQFADAGLETAGLVDELVAQSDVVVDATPSGIGAQNRELYEEYDTPAIYQGGEDADVADVSFNARSNFEESIGADHVRVVSCNTTGLSRLLAPLREAYGVEKARATLVRRGGDPSQSDRGPINDILPDPISIPSHHGPDVNTIFPDLDIDTLGLKVPATLMHMHAVNVTLGEDVDASEVRDLLAEESRIAVLDEDLGIESTGELKEYAMDMGRPRGDLWENQLWGESVTTEGRDFYCFQAIHQESDVVPENVDAIRAITDSADAAESVATTNDALGI
- a CDS encoding aminopeptidase, yielding MADLRSAAETAIEQCLGVEAGESCAVVTDDKRQPIGEALYEVASEVTEDVTIIRYPPGDQHGEEPPAPVAAAMADSDVFVAPTTKSISHTRARGEANEAGARGATLPGITEEVFTTGLDADYETIREHCEDVLAQVEDAEEIQVTTPAGTDITFEPGEREWRDDTGIVHDPGAFSNLPAGEVFVSPENANGTFVVDGTMMPHELLDEGQELRFEVEDGFVTSISDDDVREQVETASEEVGQDAYNLAELGIGTNVAVTDLVGSVLLDEKAAGTVHIAIGDDAGIGGDTDAPLHLDGIIREPTVYADGEEIDLPQA